A genomic stretch from Terriglobus sp. RCC_193 includes:
- a CDS encoding VWA domain-containing protein, which produces MKRTRYTKFNGDFAGGIGLDDLMEALGDFLLDSGFHDPWSDFQELNGDHTMDNLREAIKQVMESGDFLDEEAQQKYDEMNEEQREEMLDSLVERMQQGDYIQQEEGEASEMQGQAGPGEIAQPAPPQGEARFNVTDKSMDFLSYKSLRDLLGGMGRSISGRHDTRYEASGIEASGSSKPYEFGDVMNLDVNATLSSALQREGLSVPLNVEYSDLVIHQSEYQSSCATVVMLDCSHSMILYGEDRFTPAKRVAMALSHLIRTQFPGDSLHLVLFHDSAEELPIQAVARVKVGPYYTNTREGLRLARRILARSNKDMKQIVMITDGKPSALTLDDGRIYRNAFGLDPMVIAETLEEVNRCKRSNIVINTFMLAQDFALMQFVQKVSAMCKGKAYFTSPDRLGSYVLQDFMNRRMKTIH; this is translated from the coding sequence ATGAAGCGCACGCGCTACACGAAGTTCAATGGCGACTTTGCCGGAGGCATCGGGCTGGATGACCTGATGGAGGCGCTCGGCGACTTTCTGCTGGATAGCGGATTCCATGATCCGTGGTCAGACTTCCAGGAACTGAACGGCGACCACACAATGGACAACCTGCGCGAAGCCATCAAGCAGGTGATGGAATCCGGCGATTTCCTGGATGAAGAGGCTCAGCAAAAATACGACGAAATGAATGAAGAACAGCGCGAAGAGATGCTGGATTCACTTGTGGAGCGGATGCAGCAGGGGGACTATATCCAGCAGGAGGAGGGGGAGGCCTCCGAGATGCAGGGGCAGGCGGGGCCGGGGGAGATTGCGCAGCCTGCACCGCCGCAGGGTGAGGCCCGCTTCAACGTCACCGACAAGAGTATGGACTTCCTCAGCTATAAGTCCCTGCGCGACCTGCTGGGTGGGATGGGACGCTCCATCAGCGGGCGGCATGACACGCGGTATGAGGCCAGCGGGATTGAGGCCAGTGGTTCCTCCAAGCCGTATGAATTCGGCGACGTGATGAACCTCGACGTCAACGCCACGTTGTCCAGCGCCCTGCAGCGTGAGGGTCTGAGCGTGCCGCTGAATGTGGAGTACAGCGACCTGGTGATCCACCAGAGCGAGTACCAGTCGTCGTGCGCGACGGTGGTGATGCTGGATTGCTCGCACTCCATGATCCTGTATGGCGAGGACCGGTTTACACCGGCCAAGCGTGTCGCGATGGCGCTGTCGCACCTGATCCGCACGCAGTTCCCCGGTGACTCGCTGCACCTGGTGCTGTTCCATGACTCCGCTGAGGAGTTGCCGATACAGGCTGTGGCGCGGGTGAAGGTTGGGCCTTACTACACCAACACGCGCGAGGGTCTGCGGCTGGCGCGGCGCATCCTTGCACGCAGCAACAAGGACATGAAGCAGATCGTGATGATCACGGATGGCAAGCCGTCCGCACTGACGCTGGATGATGGCCGCATCTACCGCAACGCCTTCGGCCTTGATCCCATGGTGATCGCGGAGACGCTGGAAGAGGTGAACCGCTGCAAGCGCAGCAACATCGTGATCAACACCTTTATGCTGGCGCAGGACTTTGCCCTGATGCAGTTTGTGCAGAAGGTCAGCGCGATGTGCAAGGGCAAGGCTTACTTCACCAGTCCTGATCGCTTAGGAAGCTATGTGCTGCAGGACTTCATGAACCGGCGGATGAAGACAATCCACTAG
- a CDS encoding alginate lyase family protein: MRRALTTLAALLAVSPTYAYAEGQTVRDTHASFLDVSARQKELRMATSSRVKDAVAHLDSCLKLPAVDAPQGRMIIPRHYLTGSDGPINPAEHEATAPYNSFERRITAGMNRYLATGDLKEAACAQQQIHQWAQANELLDYDPKESSQAWYQVEWTLSSIAVTESVLVNNSTLDPTMLQQDKAWLNRVAHRMIDFEVTHPAHNNHHAWRALGAVATGVVTGDDKLFQWGITVFHEEVDQIDARGAFPLEMQRKENSIHYQAFALQPLIPIAEFAERQKIDLYAYISASGKTIRDAVRFLTDVVANPDIVKVYTDVPQKLRPLPRDFYCFGEFYVHRFPTLPESVAMKTDMQEPTYASRIGGSTTVLAGEPR; encoded by the coding sequence ATGCGACGTGCACTCACCACCCTCGCTGCTTTACTCGCTGTATCGCCGACATACGCCTATGCAGAAGGCCAAACGGTCCGTGATACGCATGCATCGTTCCTCGATGTCAGCGCGCGGCAGAAAGAGTTGCGCATGGCCACTTCATCTCGCGTTAAGGACGCTGTCGCCCACCTTGACTCCTGTCTGAAGCTGCCAGCGGTGGATGCGCCGCAGGGACGCATGATTATTCCTCGGCACTACCTCACCGGATCGGATGGTCCGATTAATCCCGCCGAGCATGAAGCGACCGCTCCCTACAACTCCTTTGAACGCCGCATTACCGCTGGCATGAATCGCTATCTCGCCACGGGCGACCTGAAGGAAGCAGCCTGTGCACAGCAACAGATTCACCAGTGGGCACAGGCCAATGAACTTCTGGACTACGACCCAAAGGAGAGTTCGCAGGCGTGGTATCAGGTCGAGTGGACACTCTCCTCCATTGCAGTTACGGAATCCGTCCTGGTGAACAACAGCACGCTGGATCCCACGATGCTGCAGCAGGACAAGGCATGGTTGAATCGTGTAGCGCATCGCATGATCGACTTCGAGGTAACACATCCCGCGCATAACAATCACCATGCGTGGCGCGCACTTGGAGCGGTTGCAACGGGTGTGGTTACAGGCGACGACAAACTCTTCCAGTGGGGCATTACCGTCTTCCACGAAGAGGTGGACCAGATTGATGCACGCGGAGCATTTCCGCTGGAGATGCAGCGCAAGGAGAACTCTATCCACTACCAGGCATTCGCGCTGCAACCACTGATTCCTATTGCAGAGTTTGCGGAACGGCAGAAGATCGATCTCTATGCCTACATATCTGCAAGTGGCAAGACCATTCGCGATGCCGTTCGCTTCCTTACCGACGTTGTTGCGAATCCCGACATCGTAAAGGTCTACACGGATGTGCCGCAGAAGCTGCGACCACTTCCACGTGACTTCTACTGCTTTGGCGAGTTCTATGTTCACCGCTTCCCGACGCTACCTGAATCCGTGGCTATGAAAACAGATATGCAGGAACCAACGTACGCATCGCGCATTGGTGGAAGCACAACCGTGCTTGCCGGAGAGCCACGATGA
- a CDS encoding magnesium chelatase, with protein MATQHTIPSHLPQTLGELRTSEWTIDRVSRSVKDELRDNLIAKLRAKETIFPGIVGYEDTVLPQIVNAVLSRHNFILLGLRGQAKSRILRGLTTLLDPVVPYVAGSEIRDNPYAPLSAYAKLLIAEKADATPIAWLTPDERYVEKLATPDVTVADLIGDVDPIKAAKSGELLSSELTMHYGLLPRANRGIFAINELPDLAGKIQVALFNIMQEGDVQIKGYPVRLQLDVALTFSANPEDYTARGKIVTPLKDRIGSEIRTHYLDSLEQAISVTQQEAWSTRAALDVHIPRYIREVVEQIAFVAREDKRVDKRSGVSQRLPISVMELVLSNAERRALQHGETVAVPRIGDIYTAMPGITGKIELEYEGEMRGADTVVRDVIRTAVQRTFDGYFAEANTQQIEQWFNLGGTVQLSDAVAAEDSLKELQQIQGLFDKLKPLSLPNRASAEVLVSAAEFLLEGMTAHKRISRTEERSFTAAEKQARKERAQNFHEEVREREREDWQNRNRSKRGFN; from the coding sequence ATGGCCACACAGCATACGATTCCTTCGCATCTTCCGCAGACACTTGGCGAACTTCGCACCAGCGAGTGGACCATCGACCGCGTATCGCGTTCCGTGAAAGACGAACTACGCGACAACCTGATTGCAAAACTGCGTGCGAAGGAAACCATCTTTCCAGGCATCGTCGGTTATGAAGACACTGTGCTGCCGCAGATTGTGAATGCGGTTTTGTCCCGACATAACTTCATTCTGCTGGGTTTGCGTGGACAGGCGAAGAGCCGCATCCTGCGTGGGCTTACGACGCTACTCGATCCTGTTGTGCCGTATGTTGCAGGATCGGAGATTCGGGACAACCCGTACGCTCCGCTGTCAGCGTATGCAAAGCTGCTGATCGCCGAGAAAGCCGATGCAACACCGATTGCATGGCTTACACCGGATGAACGCTACGTGGAGAAGCTGGCCACACCAGACGTTACCGTTGCTGATCTTATCGGCGATGTTGATCCCATTAAAGCTGCGAAGTCCGGTGAGTTGCTGAGCAGCGAACTCACCATGCATTACGGCCTGTTGCCGCGAGCCAACCGAGGCATCTTCGCCATCAATGAATTACCCGATCTTGCCGGCAAGATTCAGGTAGCGCTATTCAACATCATGCAGGAAGGCGACGTGCAGATTAAGGGGTATCCCGTACGCCTGCAGTTGGATGTTGCGCTCACCTTCTCCGCCAATCCCGAAGATTACACCGCACGCGGCAAGATTGTGACTCCTCTGAAGGACCGCATCGGCTCCGAGATTCGCACGCATTATCTGGACTCGCTGGAGCAGGCTATCTCCGTCACACAACAGGAAGCATGGAGTACGCGAGCCGCACTGGACGTTCACATTCCACGTTACATCCGCGAAGTGGTTGAGCAGATCGCGTTCGTCGCCCGTGAGGACAAGCGCGTGGACAAGCGCAGCGGTGTGTCCCAGCGACTACCCATCTCCGTGATGGAGCTTGTGTTGTCCAACGCGGAACGCCGTGCATTGCAGCATGGCGAAACGGTTGCGGTGCCACGCATCGGCGACATCTACACGGCAATGCCTGGCATCACCGGCAAGATCGAGCTGGAATACGAAGGCGAGATGCGTGGCGCCGATACTGTGGTGCGTGATGTGATTCGCACGGCGGTGCAGCGCACCTTCGATGGCTACTTTGCCGAGGCGAACACGCAGCAGATTGAACAGTGGTTCAACCTGGGTGGAACGGTGCAACTCTCCGATGCAGTTGCAGCAGAAGACTCGCTGAAAGAGCTGCAACAGATCCAGGGACTCTTCGACAAGCTGAAGCCATTGTCTCTGCCGAACCGCGCATCCGCCGAGGTGCTTGTGTCGGCTGCGGAGTTCCTGCTGGAAGGTATGACAGCGCATAAGCGTATCAGCCGTACGGAAGAGCGCAGCTTCACCGCCGCGGAGAAGCAGGCACGCAAGGAGCGCGCGCAGAACTTCCACGAAGAGGTTCGGGAACGTGAGCGCGAAGACTGGCAGAACCGCAACCGCAGCAAGCGCGGCTTCAACTAA
- a CDS encoding MgtC/SapB family protein: protein MPLHITPTQIAVRLLLATVASLLLGLNRDEHGRPAGMRTTMLVTLAATLAMLQVNILLPLDGKAHDNFNTLDLMRLPLGILSGIGFIGAGTILKKENTAIGVTTAATLWYSTILGLLFGGGQIYLGIAATVLAAGVLIGLRPTETWIRRRHVGVLTVTFGEGGPSEAEVSRIIESCHCRLNGWAAEYDSPTHLAQVRAEISWHAPNRDDVHSPAGLDRLRTVPGVIAYRWQR from the coding sequence ATGCCGCTTCACATCACGCCGACTCAAATCGCCGTCCGACTGTTGCTGGCCACCGTGGCCAGTCTGCTGCTCGGCCTGAACCGCGACGAGCATGGCCGCCCCGCAGGCATGCGCACCACCATGCTGGTCACGCTGGCGGCAACACTGGCCATGTTGCAGGTGAACATTCTGCTGCCGCTGGATGGCAAGGCGCACGACAACTTCAACACGCTGGACCTGATGCGTCTGCCGCTTGGTATCCTCAGCGGCATCGGTTTCATCGGCGCGGGCACCATCCTGAAGAAAGAGAACACCGCGATTGGTGTCACCACCGCGGCAACGCTCTGGTATTCGACGATCCTCGGCCTTCTCTTCGGCGGAGGACAGATCTATCTTGGCATCGCCGCTACCGTTCTTGCTGCCGGTGTTCTGATTGGCCTTCGCCCTACGGAGACTTGGATTCGGCGGCGCCATGTTGGCGTACTTACAGTCACTTTTGGTGAAGGTGGCCCATCCGAGGCAGAAGTCAGCCGCATCATTGAATCCTGCCATTGTAGGTTGAACGGTTGGGCGGCGGAGTACGACTCTCCTACGCACTTGGCGCAGGTGCGTGCAGAGATAAGCTGGCATGCGCCGAATCGCGACGATGTTCATAGTCCTGCAGGTCTGGATAGGTTGCGCACCGTGCCTGGAGTTATCGCTTACCGGTGGCAAAGATAA
- a CDS encoding tetratricopeptide repeat protein, producing MDKIAMLTEILQANPADSFARYGLAMEHLSQNDPEKALEEFAATIQHNPDYVPAYQMSGQTLAKLHRTDEAKQLLQDGLTAAQRTGNRHAASEMSALLDELELGY from the coding sequence ATGGACAAGATTGCAATGCTCACCGAAATTCTGCAGGCCAACCCGGCCGACAGCTTTGCCCGCTACGGCCTGGCCATGGAGCATCTTTCACAGAACGACCCGGAAAAGGCGCTGGAAGAGTTCGCCGCTACCATCCAACACAACCCGGATTATGTTCCCGCCTACCAGATGAGCGGCCAGACCTTGGCAAAGCTTCATCGCACAGACGAAGCAAAACAGCTCCTGCAGGATGGCCTTACCGCGGCACAGCGCACTGGTAATCGACATGCCGCGTCGGAGATGAGTGCTTTGCTGGATGAATTGGAACTAGGCTACTGA
- a CDS encoding acyl-CoA thioesterase → MVDRHRTVGESQAERSEIIFPGDANSLGNLFGGRLMQFIDLVGAVAAYRHARSTAVVTASMDHLDFVAPVHVGDLLILKASVNRAFKSSMEVGVKAMVEDPKTRLLRHVSTAYITYVAVDQTGTPVVVDPVIPETEHQKRRYEDALRRRESRAEETQRKRELREILTSDWHV, encoded by the coding sequence ATGGTAGATCGGCACAGGACGGTAGGGGAGTCGCAGGCGGAACGCAGCGAGATTATCTTCCCCGGCGATGCCAACTCGCTGGGCAATCTCTTCGGCGGCAGGCTGATGCAGTTCATTGACCTTGTTGGCGCGGTGGCTGCGTATCGTCATGCACGTTCCACGGCTGTGGTTACTGCGAGCATGGATCATCTGGATTTCGTCGCCCCTGTTCATGTCGGCGATCTGCTCATCCTGAAAGCCAGTGTGAATCGCGCCTTTAAAAGCAGCATGGAAGTAGGCGTAAAGGCCATGGTTGAGGACCCGAAGACGCGGCTTCTGCGCCATGTATCCACGGCTTACATCACGTATGTTGCCGTGGATCAGACTGGAACACCGGTTGTGGTCGATCCGGTGATACCGGAGACGGAGCACCAGAAGCGGCGCTACGAAGATGCTTTGCGTCGTCGTGAAAGCCGTGCGGAAGAGACGCAACGGAAGCGCGAACTGCGCGAGATTCTCACCAGCGACTGGCACGTTTAG
- a CDS encoding Mrp/NBP35 family ATP-binding protein, with product MGHMGQGAPQGPQALPGIGAVVAVGSGKGGVGKTTLSVNLAIALAKLGKRVGLIDADIYGPNVPTMMGQTRQPSVTDDSMMEPLESFGVKFISVGLISPGDKPLVMRGPMLHQIIRQFLQQVKWGELDYLIVDLPPGTGDVVISLVQTVPLTGAVVVSTGSGVALQDARKALEMFHQVNVEVLGLVENMSQMRLPNGEIIDVFGAGGTASTARQYNLPFLGSVDLDPAIRAGGDRGLPVTLAGEDDAKAKAYFDIAREVMERVEEVQEESQDVLEIN from the coding sequence ATGGGACACATGGGACAGGGCGCGCCTCAGGGGCCGCAGGCGTTGCCGGGAATCGGCGCAGTAGTGGCAGTGGGCAGCGGCAAGGGCGGTGTGGGCAAAACCACTCTCAGTGTGAATCTGGCGATTGCACTGGCCAAACTGGGCAAGCGTGTCGGACTGATTGATGCGGATATCTACGGCCCCAATGTGCCCACCATGATGGGCCAGACGCGCCAGCCGTCCGTTACGGACGACTCCATGATGGAGCCGCTGGAGAGCTTCGGTGTGAAGTTTATCTCTGTGGGGCTTATCTCACCGGGCGACAAGCCGCTGGTCATGCGCGGACCCATGCTGCACCAGATCATCCGCCAGTTTCTGCAGCAGGTGAAGTGGGGAGAACTGGATTACCTCATCGTCGATCTGCCTCCGGGAACGGGCGATGTCGTCATCTCGCTGGTGCAGACCGTGCCGCTAACGGGAGCGGTTGTTGTGTCGACGGGGTCTGGTGTGGCGTTGCAGGATGCTCGCAAGGCGTTGGAGATGTTCCACCAGGTGAATGTTGAAGTGCTTGGCCTGGTTGAGAACATGTCGCAGATGCGCCTGCCCAATGGTGAGATTATCGACGTCTTCGGCGCGGGCGGCACAGCCAGCACGGCTCGCCAGTACAACCTGCCGTTTCTGGGGTCGGTTGATCTTGATCCGGCGATTCGCGCTGGAGGCGATCGAGGCTTGCCAGTAACCCTTGCCGGTGAGGATGATGCGAAGGCCAAGGCTTACTTCGACATTGCTCGCGAGGTGATGGAGCGCGTGGAAGAAGTGCAGGAAGAGTCGCAGGACGTGCTGGAGATCAATTAG
- a CDS encoding AAA family ATPase produces the protein MISKPYLFVLTGGPGAGKTTLLNELERRGLRTVPEVARQIIQEQVASNGTALPWADREAYTELMLQRSVCSFQNESGPGAAICDRGIPDTLCYARLCGLNEKAAADASATYRYAGTVFLAPAWQEIYTSDAERRQDFAEAVRTSELMLSIYQECGYNVLEIPRVDVVQRADFVLTHLKTISDVKVASL, from the coding sequence ATGATCTCCAAGCCCTACCTCTTCGTTTTGACCGGCGGTCCCGGAGCAGGGAAGACGACTCTGCTGAATGAACTGGAGCGGAGAGGACTGCGTACTGTCCCGGAAGTCGCTCGCCAGATCATTCAGGAGCAGGTGGCTTCGAATGGAACAGCGCTTCCGTGGGCTGATCGTGAGGCTTACACGGAACTCATGCTGCAGCGATCCGTTTGCTCATTTCAGAACGAATCCGGGCCCGGTGCTGCGATCTGTGATCGTGGCATTCCGGACACACTTTGCTATGCACGGCTGTGCGGATTGAACGAAAAGGCGGCAGCCGATGCGAGTGCAACGTACCGGTATGCCGGCACTGTATTCCTTGCGCCTGCATGGCAGGAGATTTACACCTCAGATGCAGAACGCAGACAGGATTTTGCCGAGGCCGTGCGAACTTCGGAATTGATGCTAAGTATTTATCAGGAGTGCGGTTACAACGTCCTTGAAATCCCACGTGTGGATGTGGTGCAACGAGCGGACTTTGTTCTGACCCATTTAAAGACTATTTCTGACGTCAAGGTTGCGTCTCTTTGA